One window of the Haloarcula halobia genome contains the following:
- a CDS encoding FAD-binding and (Fe-S)-binding domain-containing protein — MATEYERSTWSAHELDQDRPDVAEYRALAADLRERVTGRVEFDEYVQVLYATDGSIYRAEPAGVVYPTDVADVRAAVDVATDHGIPILPRGAGSSLAGQTVGPGCVVLDMSRHMDDVVDVDPAGQTARIQPGVVQDDLDDRLREHGLKFAPDPASSNRATVGGGIGNNSTGAHSVRYGITDAYTDEVTAVLSDGSLLHAREVVLDSEEWDDIVGKDDREAEIYRTVREVVEDNAEEIEARYPDLKRRVTGYNLDRVVYENEDGEAVMNLAKLFVGSEGTLGVIVEAELSLVTVPEETALALYCFEDLVAAMEAVPVALDYEVSAVELMDDEVFRLAAESDGYAEYVEPIPEGTDAALMLEYDSELHDDFEAAVAATNERFLENGRAFEVVEAYGDEDQADIWKLRKAAIPLLMSLDGDPKPYPFIEDATVPPEELAEYVTKFEAVLEDHDTSAAYFAHAGSGTLHIRPILNLKTEGGIEDMHSITEDVTDLVLQHDGSFSGEHGDGIARTEFTPKMYGEDLWQAFKRVKTAFDPEWWMHPGNVVYRSDSEDVGPDADRGVGADMRENLRYGAEYQSLEPQTALDFEDEGGFTQLVELCNGCGTCRQTGEDVMCPTYRASKEEVQTTRGRANLLRSAISGDLPEDEIHSDRFQEEVLDLCVGCKGCKSDCPTGVDMAKLKTEVKHQHHQEAGVSLRERLFANIDTVSKLGSALAPVSNWATEIPGARAAMQKLLGIHPDRELPPFRRETLEDWFEARGGSTVSPVEADHKVLLFPDTYTNYSYPATGKAAVEVLEAAGVHVAIPDDTAPSGRAAFSSGMLDLARDRARTNTDRLAPQVADGWDVVFVEPSDAVMFQDEYRDLLNGDRVGDVAESAYGALEYLDVNRLGDQLEAADRSSGAAGSLSYHGHCNQTATNKDHHAVGVLRRVGYEVDPLETTCCGMAGSFGYHDEHYDLSKTIGGLLFEAVAESEGEQVVAPGGSCRSQLGDREGAEGIPPHPIQAVADRL, encoded by the coding sequence ATGGCCACCGAGTACGAACGGTCGACGTGGTCGGCACACGAGCTCGACCAGGACCGCCCCGACGTCGCGGAGTACCGCGCGCTGGCGGCGGACCTCCGCGAGCGCGTGACCGGCCGCGTCGAGTTCGACGAGTACGTACAAGTGCTCTACGCGACGGACGGCAGCATCTACCGCGCCGAGCCAGCCGGGGTCGTCTACCCGACCGACGTCGCGGACGTGCGCGCCGCAGTCGATGTCGCCACGGACCACGGGATCCCGATTCTCCCGCGGGGGGCCGGCTCCTCGCTCGCCGGCCAGACCGTCGGCCCGGGCTGTGTGGTCCTCGACATGTCCCGGCACATGGACGACGTCGTCGACGTCGACCCGGCGGGACAGACCGCGCGCATCCAGCCCGGCGTCGTCCAGGACGACCTCGACGACCGCCTGCGCGAGCACGGACTCAAGTTCGCACCCGACCCCGCCTCCTCGAACCGGGCGACGGTCGGCGGCGGCATCGGGAACAACTCGACCGGCGCGCACTCGGTCCGCTACGGCATCACCGACGCCTACACCGACGAGGTGACGGCTGTCCTCTCGGACGGGTCGCTCCTCCACGCCCGCGAGGTCGTCCTCGACTCCGAGGAGTGGGACGACATCGTGGGCAAGGACGACCGCGAGGCCGAGATATACCGGACAGTTCGCGAGGTCGTCGAGGACAACGCCGAGGAGATCGAGGCGCGCTACCCCGACCTGAAGCGGCGGGTCACGGGCTACAACCTCGACCGCGTCGTCTACGAGAACGAGGACGGCGAGGCGGTCATGAACCTCGCGAAGCTGTTCGTCGGCTCGGAGGGGACGCTGGGCGTCATCGTCGAGGCCGAGCTGTCGCTCGTGACCGTCCCCGAGGAGACGGCGCTGGCGCTGTACTGTTTCGAGGACCTCGTCGCGGCGATGGAAGCGGTCCCGGTGGCGCTGGACTACGAGGTCAGCGCCGTGGAACTGATGGACGACGAGGTGTTCAGGCTGGCGGCCGAGTCCGACGGCTACGCGGAGTACGTCGAACCCATCCCCGAGGGGACCGACGCCGCGCTCATGCTGGAGTACGACTCGGAACTGCACGACGACTTCGAGGCCGCCGTCGCCGCCACCAACGAGCGGTTCCTCGAGAACGGGCGGGCCTTCGAGGTCGTCGAGGCCTACGGTGACGAGGACCAGGCCGACATCTGGAAGCTCCGGAAGGCGGCCATCCCGCTGTTGATGAGCCTCGACGGCGACCCCAAGCCGTACCCGTTCATCGAGGACGCGACGGTCCCGCCCGAGGAGCTGGCCGAGTACGTCACGAAGTTCGAGGCGGTGCTGGAGGACCACGACACGTCGGCGGCGTACTTCGCCCACGCGGGGTCGGGGACGCTCCACATCCGCCCCATCCTCAATCTCAAGACAGAAGGGGGCATCGAGGACATGCACTCCATCACCGAGGACGTGACCGACCTGGTGCTGCAACACGACGGGTCGTTCTCCGGGGAACACGGCGACGGCATCGCCCGCACGGAGTTCACACCGAAGATGTACGGCGAGGACCTCTGGCAGGCGTTCAAGCGGGTCAAGACCGCCTTCGACCCGGAGTGGTGGATGCACCCCGGCAACGTCGTCTATCGCTCGGACTCCGAGGACGTCGGCCCGGACGCCGACCGCGGCGTCGGCGCGGACATGCGCGAGAACCTCCGGTACGGCGCGGAGTACCAGTCGCTGGAGCCCCAGACGGCGCTCGACTTCGAGGACGAGGGCGGCTTCACCCAGCTCGTCGAGCTGTGTAACGGCTGTGGGACCTGCCGGCAGACCGGCGAGGACGTGATGTGTCCGACCTACCGGGCCTCGAAGGAGGAGGTCCAGACGACCCGTGGCCGGGCGAACCTGCTTCGATCGGCCATCAGCGGCGACCTGCCCGAAGACGAGATTCACTCCGACCGGTTCCAGGAGGAGGTGCTCGACCTCTGTGTGGGCTGCAAGGGCTGTAAGAGCGACTGCCCGACCGGCGTCGACATGGCGAAGCTCAAGACGGAGGTGAAACACCAGCACCACCAGGAGGCGGGCGTGAGCCTGCGCGAACGGCTGTTTGCCAACATCGACACCGTCTCGAAACTGGGGTCGGCGCTGGCACCCGTCTCGAACTGGGCGACCGAGATTCCGGGAGCCCGGGCCGCCATGCAGAAACTGCTGGGCATCCACCCGGACCGCGAACTGCCGCCGTTCCGACGGGAGACGCTCGAAGACTGGTTCGAGGCTCGCGGTGGGTCGACCGTCTCCCCGGTCGAGGCCGACCACAAGGTGCTGCTGTTCCCGGACACCTACACGAACTACTCATATCCGGCGACCGGCAAGGCTGCCGTCGAAGTGCTGGAGGCGGCGGGCGTCCACGTGGCGATTCCGGACGACACCGCACCGTCGGGTCGTGCAGCCTTCTCGTCGGGAATGCTCGACCTAGCGCGTGACCGTGCACGGACCAACACCGACCGGCTCGCACCTCAGGTGGCCGACGGCTGGGACGTCGTCTTCGTCGAGCCCTCGGACGCCGTGATGTTCCAGGACGAGTACCGCGACCTGCTGAACGGGGACCGCGTCGGAGACGTGGCAGAAAGCGCCTACGGCGCCCTGGAGTACCTCGACGTCAACCGTCTGGGCGACCAACTCGAGGCCGCCGACCGCTCGTCGGGTGCCGCCGGGTCGCTCTCCTACCACGGCCACTGCAACCAGACGGCGACGAACAAGGACCACCACGCCGTCGGCGTCCTCCGCCGGGTCGGCTACGAGGTCGACCCGCTGGAGACGACCTGCTGTGGGATGGCCGGCAGTTTCGGCTACCACGACGAACACTACGACCTCTCGAAGACCATCGGGGGCCTGCTGTTCGAGGCGGTCGCCGAGAGCGAGGGTGAACAGGTCGTCGCACCCGGTGGGTCCTGCCGGTCGCAACTGGGCGACCGCGAGGGCGCCGAGGGTATCCCGCCCCACCCCATCCAGGCCGTCGCAGACCGGCTGTAA
- a CDS encoding 3-hydroxyacyl-CoA dehydrogenase family protein translates to MQETHRVGVFGAGDMGHGLAAHFAVHGHDVTLLDHRQSNLDAARDRIHDVVSFLNDQGVTDQPPDAVTSDIEYTLDTASGLSSTDFVIESVPEDIDVKHQVFRQIVEAAPSDAVLASNTSGLPITDIAAGIADHAARVVGCHWWYPPYLLPTVEVIRGEETSDETVERVESLLRSVDRKPVLVNKDVPGFVWNRIQMAIFRESLHIVEEGIASAADVNKAIRDGYALRTAAIGPFETIDIAGLDLVQTVLDDLSPHLCDDDEANPLLEAHLSAGRDGIRSGSGIFEYDDSPEEITQARDEQVMAIRRALEETRADR, encoded by the coding sequence ATGCAAGAAACACACCGTGTCGGTGTCTTCGGGGCTGGCGATATGGGACACGGTCTTGCGGCGCACTTCGCCGTTCACGGTCACGACGTGACCCTGTTGGACCACCGGCAGTCGAACCTCGACGCGGCCAGAGACAGGATTCACGACGTGGTCTCGTTCCTCAACGACCAAGGAGTTACCGACCAGCCTCCGGACGCGGTCACTTCGGACATCGAGTATACGCTGGACACCGCGAGTGGGCTTTCCAGTACCGACTTCGTCATCGAATCCGTTCCGGAAGATATCGACGTGAAACACCAGGTGTTCCGCCAGATAGTCGAGGCTGCCCCGAGCGATGCGGTCCTCGCTTCGAACACGTCCGGTCTTCCGATCACGGACATCGCAGCGGGAATCGCCGACCACGCCGCGCGTGTCGTTGGCTGTCACTGGTGGTATCCGCCGTATCTCCTCCCGACGGTCGAGGTCATCCGGGGTGAGGAAACCAGCGACGAAACCGTCGAGCGGGTCGAATCGCTCCTCCGATCCGTGGACCGAAAACCGGTCCTGGTCAACAAAGACGTTCCGGGATTCGTCTGGAACCGTATCCAGATGGCCATCTTCCGCGAGTCACTACACATCGTCGAGGAAGGGATCGCCTCTGCAGCGGACGTCAACAAAGCGATCCGTGACGGATACGCGCTCAGAACCGCCGCAATCGGTCCGTTCGAAACGATAGACATCGCGGGCCTCGATTTGGTCCAGACGGTTCTCGACGACCTCAGTCCGCATCTCTGTGACGACGACGAAGCGAATCCCCTGCTCGAAGCGCACCTTTCTGCGGGGCGCGACGGAATCCGCAGCGGTAGCGGTATCTTCGAGTACGACGACTCGCCCGAAGAGATCACGCAAGCACGCGACGAACAGGTTATGGCGATCCGCCGAGCACTCGAAGAGACCCGGGCCGACCGATGA
- a CDS encoding helix-turn-helix domain-containing protein: MSLYEASFRVKHECPYRELSEHYPDLTIREWYLSDCQVLELTSPESPTDELLEEIDRLGTVLHESVDGSGLHVVTQSCLCSLEDSIIERFEEFNALYQPPTIHRQGWEHYTVIAFDESDVRALLQDLEDDRDIEVLSKTAITEQQIPHSMLAPVDQLFEDVTERQMAALRLALESGYYEQPRKTSLRDLADQTVVARSTYEEHLRKAENKLLTNAGQFLRLVTATSSTDPLQVAKSGQTERVAD; this comes from the coding sequence ATGAGCCTCTACGAGGCCTCGTTCCGGGTGAAACACGAGTGTCCCTATCGGGAACTCTCGGAACACTACCCGGACCTCACGATCCGCGAGTGGTATCTGAGCGACTGCCAGGTACTCGAGCTCACGTCACCCGAGTCGCCGACAGACGAGTTGCTCGAAGAAATCGACCGTCTCGGGACGGTGCTCCACGAGTCGGTCGACGGATCCGGTCTCCACGTTGTCACGCAGTCCTGTCTCTGTTCGCTAGAGGACTCCATCATCGAACGGTTCGAGGAATTCAACGCCCTGTACCAGCCGCCGACGATCCATCGTCAGGGGTGGGAACACTACACTGTCATCGCGTTCGACGAGAGCGATGTTCGGGCCCTTCTGCAGGACCTAGAGGACGACAGGGACATTGAGGTGCTCTCGAAGACCGCTATCACGGAACAGCAGATCCCACACAGTATGTTGGCCCCGGTCGATCAGTTGTTCGAAGACGTGACTGAGCGACAGATGGCGGCACTCCGGTTGGCCCTCGAAAGCGGGTACTACGAGCAACCCCGGAAGACATCGCTCCGAGACCTGGCCGACCAGACGGTCGTCGCTCGCTCAACGTACGAAGAACACCTTCGGAAAGCGGAAAACAAACTCCTGACGAACGCCGGGCAGTTCCTGCGCCTGGTGACCGCGACGTCGTCGACAGATCCGCTGCAAGTAGCGAAGTCGGGACAAACCGAACGGGTCGCCGACTGA
- a CDS encoding heavy metal translocating P-type ATPase — protein sequence MNDDGAGESAIRTDGEGRDLSVRLVVPEMDCPSCAQKVDNSLQRVDGVLDATLQPTTGTATVTYDPDRISEADVIAAIEGAGYEVVDGRDAEDGASGGVDIAPPSEVWTSARAIKTWVGAGFLVLGLLFEFVLTGLNPAVASVLNYPLTVADGLFLVAIALSGYPVVRGGYYSARNRSLDIDLLMGTAIIAATGIGYFVEAATLAVLFSIAELLEDYSMDRARDSLRELMELSPDDATVRRDTGSSKTPRADGKAVDGVEVTVPAEDVAVGETVVVRPGEKIPLDGTVVDGRSAVDESPITGESIPVDKSQGDEVYAGAINEEGYLEVAVTSTAGDSTLSRIIEMVQGAQEKKTEKEQFVDRFAGYYTPVVVALAILTAAVPPLLIDGAVTVDVAGYVLTLPGGWQPWFIRGLTLLVIACPCAFVISTPVSVVSGITSAAKNGVLVKGGNHLEAMGAVDVVALDKTGTLTKGELSVTDVVPLGDNEATDVLRYAASLEQRSEHPIAAAILAHASEAGVTDRPAPSDFESLTGKGIRATLDGETYYAGKPALFEDLGFDLSRAGHATDGGAVTEEAPTGPDSTILADLEQDGKSVVLVGTESELLGVVAIADEVRPGASRAVERLHGLGIEHVVMLTGDNEGTARAIAEQVGVDEYRAELLPDGKVAAVEELQAAYGAVAMVGDGINDAPALATADVGIAMGAAGTDTALETADIALMGDDIAKLPYLYALSHEANGVIRQNIWSSLGVKALLALGVPLGFVSVALAVVVGDMGMSLGVTGNALRLSRLTPDQFFDS from the coding sequence ATGAACGACGACGGCGCGGGAGAGAGCGCGATACGAACCGACGGGGAGGGACGGGACCTGTCCGTCCGGCTCGTCGTCCCGGAGATGGACTGTCCGTCCTGTGCACAGAAGGTCGACAACAGTCTCCAACGCGTCGATGGCGTCCTCGACGCCACGCTCCAGCCCACCACGGGCACGGCCACGGTGACCTACGACCCCGACCGCATCTCGGAGGCTGATGTGATCGCGGCGATCGAAGGGGCGGGCTACGAGGTCGTCGACGGGCGTGATGCCGAAGACGGGGCCAGTGGCGGTGTGGACATCGCACCCCCGTCGGAGGTTTGGACCAGCGCTCGCGCGATCAAGACGTGGGTCGGCGCGGGCTTTCTCGTCCTGGGACTCCTCTTCGAATTCGTCCTCACGGGGCTGAATCCCGCTGTGGCCAGCGTCCTGAACTATCCTCTCACCGTCGCGGATGGGCTCTTCCTGGTGGCGATCGCCCTCAGCGGGTATCCGGTCGTCCGTGGCGGCTACTACTCCGCACGGAACCGGAGTCTCGACATCGACCTCCTGATGGGGACGGCGATCATCGCGGCCACCGGCATCGGCTACTTCGTCGAGGCCGCCACGCTGGCCGTCCTGTTCAGTATCGCGGAACTGCTCGAGGACTACTCGATGGACCGGGCACGTGACTCGCTGCGCGAGCTGATGGAACTCTCGCCGGACGACGCCACCGTCCGTCGCGACACCGGGTCGTCGAAGACGCCCCGAGCAGACGGCAAAGCCGTCGACGGCGTCGAGGTGACCGTCCCGGCTGAAGACGTCGCTGTGGGCGAGACTGTCGTCGTCCGTCCCGGCGAGAAGATCCCGCTCGACGGCACGGTCGTCGATGGCCGGAGTGCCGTCGACGAATCCCCGATCACCGGTGAGAGTATCCCTGTCGACAAATCGCAGGGCGACGAGGTGTACGCCGGCGCGATCAACGAGGAAGGGTACCTCGAGGTAGCGGTCACGTCGACGGCTGGTGACTCGACGCTCTCGCGGATCATCGAGATGGTGCAGGGCGCCCAGGAGAAAAAGACCGAGAAGGAGCAGTTCGTCGACCGGTTCGCGGGCTACTACACGCCCGTTGTCGTCGCCCTGGCGATTCTCACTGCCGCCGTCCCGCCGCTGCTCATCGACGGCGCGGTCACCGTCGACGTGGCCGGATACGTCCTCACGCTCCCCGGAGGCTGGCAGCCGTGGTTCATCCGCGGGCTCACCCTGCTCGTAATCGCGTGTCCGTGCGCGTTCGTCATCTCGACGCCCGTCTCCGTGGTCTCCGGGATTACGAGTGCCGCAAAGAACGGCGTACTGGTCAAGGGCGGCAACCACCTCGAAGCGATGGGCGCGGTCGACGTCGTCGCCCTCGACAAGACGGGGACGCTCACGAAGGGTGAACTGTCCGTCACCGACGTCGTCCCGCTCGGAGACAACGAGGCGACGGACGTGCTCCGGTACGCCGCCAGCCTCGAGCAGCGAAGCGAACACCCCATCGCGGCGGCGATCCTCGCCCACGCCAGCGAGGCAGGCGTGACCGACCGCCCGGCACCGTCGGACTTCGAGAGTCTGACTGGCAAAGGGATCCGCGCCACGCTCGACGGCGAGACGTACTACGCGGGCAAGCCCGCGCTGTTCGAGGACCTGGGCTTCGACCTGTCGCGGGCTGGGCACGCGACCGACGGCGGTGCTGTGACGGAGGAGGCACCCACCGGTCCCGATAGCACCATCCTCGCCGATCTCGAGCAGGACGGCAAGTCGGTCGTCCTCGTCGGAACGGAGTCCGAGCTGCTGGGCGTCGTCGCGATCGCCGACGAGGTCCGTCCGGGGGCTTCACGGGCCGTCGAGCGACTCCACGGCCTCGGTATCGAACACGTGGTCATGCTGACGGGCGACAACGAGGGGACCGCCCGGGCCATCGCCGAGCAGGTAGGCGTAGACGAGTACCGGGCCGAACTCCTGCCGGACGGAAAGGTGGCTGCCGTAGAGGAGTTGCAGGCGGCGTACGGTGCGGTGGCGATGGTCGGCGACGGCATCAACGACGCCCCCGCACTCGCCACGGCGGACGTCGGTATCGCGATGGGGGCAGCCGGAACGGACACGGCACTGGAGACGGCCGACATCGCCCTGATGGGCGACGACATCGCCAAACTGCCGTACCTGTATGCCCTGTCGCACGAGGCCAACGGGGTGATCCGCCAGAACATCTGGTCGAGTCTCGGTGTGAAGGCACTGCTCGCACTCGGCGTCCCCCTCGGCTTCGTGAGCGTCGCGCTCGCGGTCGTCGTCGGTGACATGGGGATGAGTCTGGGCGTGACCGGGAACGCGCTGCGACTCTCCCGACTGACGCCCGACCAGTTCTTCGACTCCTGA
- a CDS encoding IclR family transcriptional regulator domain-containing protein — MPRVHTCFGYCTRGHTSYLARGETGIETGTAWDRLALGVDDVDATAEPVDHYGVAQASGPQPEAGAYTALLEEPEGIWSDMSDERIDAIVDEHGLPAETDNTITDRESLFDDLETIRDRRVAPDEEERVDGTGCIGVPVDTGDRREAAISITAPLHRLTAGDTQQRIIEMVKQTANAIEVNPAHESRPLEFTPYQSSGRTFETAPLDSRYDDWDGTCPVPGRGGPFRVARTESTRVADTRSEVGDSCLSYLMYNCYSVGRERRMPDRSARGYPTTRSRIPYPVQGSVSAPGEAVGYPVLPGIRVSALDGLDTRYWRPTDEVPVAGNGQQPSAPSRTSNGPCTGRPLVECPVVLQTDRPSVADVHGRRTLNRIRHINCKAFMMVNNETTT; from the coding sequence ATGCCGCGCGTTCACACTTGTTTCGGGTACTGCACTCGCGGACACACCAGCTATCTCGCTCGGGGCGAGACCGGGATCGAGACTGGAACGGCGTGGGACCGCCTCGCGCTCGGCGTCGACGACGTCGACGCCACTGCCGAACCGGTCGACCACTACGGCGTCGCGCAGGCATCCGGCCCACAGCCCGAGGCCGGTGCCTACACGGCCCTCCTCGAGGAGCCGGAAGGCATCTGGTCGGACATGTCCGACGAGCGTATCGACGCTATCGTCGACGAGCACGGGTTGCCCGCAGAGACGGACAACACGATCACCGACCGCGAGTCCCTGTTCGACGACCTCGAGACGATCCGCGACAGAAGGGTGGCCCCCGACGAGGAGGAACGCGTCGACGGGACCGGGTGTATCGGGGTCCCCGTCGACACGGGCGACCGCCGCGAGGCCGCTATCAGCATCACCGCCCCTCTCCACCGTCTGACTGCCGGCGACACGCAACAGCGGATCATCGAGATGGTCAAGCAGACGGCTAACGCCATCGAAGTGAACCCGGCCCACGAGTCACGCCCCCTCGAATTTACGCCCTACCAGTCCAGCGGCCGGACCTTCGAAACCGCACCGCTGGACTCCAGGTACGACGACTGGGACGGTACCTGTCCCGTCCCGGGCCGAGGTGGACCGTTTCGCGTGGCTCGGACTGAATCGACTCGTGTCGCCGACACCCGCTCCGAGGTGGGCGATTCGTGCCTCTCCTATCTGATGTACAATTGTTATTCTGTGGGTCGTGAACGCCGGATGCCCGACCGGTCTGCGCGGGGGTATCCCACAACTCGCTCTCGCATCCCGTATCCAGTCCAGGGCTCTGTGAGTGCGCCAGGCGAAGCGGTCGGGTATCCGGTGTTGCCGGGGATCAGGGTATCTGCACTCGACGGCCTCGACACGAGGTACTGGAGACCCACAGACGAGGTACCGGTCGCGGGTAACGGACAGCAGCCGTCGGCGCCGAGTCGGACGTCGAACGGACCGTGTACTGGACGACCACTGGTCGAGTGTCCGGTCGTGCTACAGACGGACAGACCGAGCGTCGCAGACGTCCACGGAAGGCGGACTCTGAACCGAATACGACACATCAATTGCAAAGCATTTATGATGGTAAATAACGAGACCACTACGTAG
- a CDS encoding MBL fold metallo-hydrolase has protein sequence MPAIDPDRFSERVQTDGEDVVVLDGRHQAAVDDWHTPDSGNIDVYDELTDEPHAAKGTGGAQLAERHGVPYYLHPKDALALDATPIEDGQTVTVGELEIEVVHTPGHSEGSVSFEVDGAALITGDRLFDESVGRVELGVEAGIEDSDVEANAATLYESLQRLLDRSEDAVVLPAHDSGAPEPPVTATLAELSERNAELRRDRAAFVETLAADVPDHPPNFERVKRTNVGQESVPDDELAELELGPNNCATG, from the coding sequence ATGCCGGCAATCGACCCCGACCGATTCAGCGAACGTGTCCAGACCGACGGCGAGGACGTGGTCGTCCTCGACGGCCGCCACCAAGCGGCCGTCGACGACTGGCACACTCCAGACAGTGGTAACATCGATGTCTACGACGAACTCACTGACGAGCCCCACGCGGCGAAGGGAACCGGCGGCGCGCAACTCGCCGAGCGACACGGCGTCCCCTACTATCTCCATCCGAAAGATGCGCTCGCTCTCGACGCAACTCCCATCGAGGACGGGCAAACCGTGACGGTCGGCGAACTCGAAATCGAGGTCGTCCACACGCCCGGACACAGCGAAGGGAGCGTCTCGTTCGAGGTCGACGGCGCGGCACTGATTACGGGCGATAGGCTCTTCGACGAGAGCGTGGGACGCGTCGAACTCGGCGTCGAGGCCGGGATCGAGGACTCCGACGTGGAAGCGAACGCCGCGACGCTCTACGAGAGTCTCCAGCGCCTGCTGGACCGCTCGGAGGACGCGGTCGTCCTGCCGGCACACGACTCCGGGGCACCAGAGCCGCCGGTGACCGCGACCCTCGCTGAACTCAGTGAGCGAAACGCGGAGCTCCGGCGAGACCGTGCGGCGTTCGTCGAGACGCTCGCCGCCGACGTCCCGGACCATCCGCCGAACTTCGAACGCGTCAAGCGAACCAACGTCGGACAGGAATCAGTTCCCGACGACGAACTGGCCGAGCTCGAACTCGGACCGAACAACTGCGCCACAGGGTAA
- a CDS encoding helix-turn-helix domain-containing protein, translating into MRELVFALEYQPGCNRVAETLADHPDARIRSLSLHATSERLWRVDHATGAPAALEAIENAFLTADYYADCLATQDCGATQETQVLDHTDGTLVLYSYWERTATCASVPHIALDYLGDGVMFETRHEGRHYTWRLIHSGSGDVAAFFDELEDAVGDCAQTEMLRTADTAVVTDEADDGTTALSPEQEAALRAAVEHGYYETPREVDVGELAAHLDVPRSTLTYRLRRAEEHLAKQHVSRERSAEQSSTPL; encoded by the coding sequence ATGCGCGAACTCGTCTTCGCTCTCGAATACCAGCCTGGGTGCAACCGGGTGGCTGAGACGCTCGCCGACCATCCTGACGCCCGGATCCGGTCGCTCTCGCTGCACGCGACGTCGGAGCGTCTCTGGCGAGTCGACCACGCGACCGGCGCGCCCGCAGCCCTCGAGGCTATCGAGAACGCCTTCCTCACTGCCGACTACTACGCGGACTGTCTCGCGACACAGGACTGTGGGGCCACGCAGGAGACACAGGTCCTCGACCACACGGACGGCACGCTCGTCCTCTATTCGTACTGGGAGCGAACCGCTACCTGTGCATCAGTGCCCCACATCGCCCTCGACTATCTCGGTGACGGCGTGATGTTCGAGACGCGTCACGAGGGGCGGCATTACACCTGGCGGCTCATCCACTCCGGCAGCGGTGACGTCGCTGCGTTCTTCGACGAACTCGAGGACGCTGTCGGCGACTGCGCACAGACGGAGATGCTCCGAACGGCGGACACTGCGGTGGTGACTGACGAGGCCGACGACGGGACCACTGCCCTCTCACCGGAACAGGAGGCAGCCCTCCGTGCTGCCGTAGAACACGGATACTACGAGACACCACGAGAGGTCGACGTCGGTGAACTCGCCGCACATCTCGACGTTCCACGGTCGACGCTCACCTACCGGCTCCGGCGGGCGGAGGAACACCTGGCGAAACAGCACGTCTCTCGGGAGCGGTCAGCGGAGCAGTCGTCGACGCCACTGTGA
- a CDS encoding type IV pilin N-terminal domain-containing protein: MDRAVSPIISVILMVAIVVILAATISVFVLGFTEDLDDPAPNVAQSSGAFIPQDGNSGGIVKLTHVAGESVAISDVEIAVRAACEVGTRQGRIVNLPAGSYNAIRQSDGQIEGDEIFDERSLNTIDNQVDGVNNGGALLQGGQYTAGDSIIFRIAKSDCELTQGSEISVQVVHSPSQAVVIDKELIA; encoded by the coding sequence ATGGACCGCGCCGTCTCACCTATCATTTCAGTCATTCTGATGGTTGCAATTGTCGTTATATTAGCCGCAACAATCTCCGTATTTGTCCTCGGTTTCACCGAGGACCTCGATGACCCTGCACCGAACGTCGCCCAGTCAAGTGGCGCATTCATCCCCCAAGATGGAAACAGCGGTGGGATCGTCAAACTGACACATGTCGCCGGTGAATCCGTCGCAATCTCGGACGTCGAGATCGCAGTGAGGGCAGCATGTGAGGTAGGAACGAGACAGGGACGGATCGTCAATCTTCCAGCAGGGTCGTACAACGCAATCCGCCAGTCGGACGGTCAGATCGAGGGCGATGAGATTTTCGACGAGAGGTCGTTGAATACGATCGACAATCAGGTAGACGGTGTGAATAACGGCGGTGCGCTTTTACAGGGCGGACAGTACACCGCTGGTGACAGCATCATTTTCCGGATAGCAAAATCGGACTGTGAATTGACACAGGGGAGTGAGATATCGGTCCAGGTCGTTCATAGCCCATCGCAGGCGGTCGTTATCGACAAGGAGTTGATCGCCTGA